The genomic DNA AGATAATTGCATTGCTTCTACACCATTTAATATTTTCTCAATTGGTAGCTGCTCTCCAATAACACCCGTTGATGCAACTCCAACATAATGATCTGGGAGAGAGAGCTTCGTTGCAACAGCTTCCTGCATCATATACGCATTTTCTATACCTTGTTCACCTGTACATGCATTTGCATTACCACTATTACAAACAATAGCTTGAAGTTTCCCTTCATTTTCTATACTCATTTTCGTTACTTTAAGTGGGGCAGCTCGAAAATGGTTCATTGTATAAACAGCAGCAGCATGTGCTGGAACATCACTAACGATAAGCCCTAAGTCCTTTTTATTTCTTTTCAAACCTGCATGAATACTAGCTGCCTGAAATCCGATCGGGCTTACAATTGAACCCTCTTCAACTTTGATTATCTTTTCTAATGTATTCACTGCAATTTCCATATCATGCTCTCCCTTTTAACCAAATTAGGTTATGGATAAACTGGAATAAAATCAAGTCCAGTTGTCTCCTCGATTCCCATCATAATGTTTAAATTTTGAACAGCTTGCCCAGCTGCTCCCTTCATCAAATTATCGATAACTGATACAACGATGACTCGATTCGTTCGTTCATCATATGAAAGACCAATATCACAGAAATTCGAACCATATACCTCTTTTGTCGAAGGAAATGTACCTAATGGTCTTATTCTTACAAATGGACTGTCTTCATATATTTCGTTATATAAATCATGAATTGATTCTGAATTTTCCGCATTTTTTAATTGTGCGTACATTGTCGCCATAATTCCTCTTGTCATTGGCACTAAATGTGTATTGAATGAAATCGGTGTTTTCTCTTCACTCCAACTAGTAAGCATCTGCTCAATTTCAGGTATGTGCTGATGTTGATTTACTTTATAAATTCGAAAATTATCATTCATCTCTGGAAAATGTGTAACCTCTGAAGGTGAACGACCTGCGCCTGATACAGCAGATTTCGCATCTATAATTAACGTTGATAATTTAATTAAATCTTTATTTACGAGTGGGACAATACCTAGTAAAGTTGCCGTCGGATAACAACCAGGGTTCGCGACAACCTTTGCCGTTCTTACACTCTCCTTACTCCACTCACTTAACCCATACACAGCTTCCTCTACAACAGATTTCGGTGCGGCTGCTTTCTTATACCATTTCTCATAATCTTGTAAGTTCTTAATTCTTAAATCACCTGATAAATCAATTACTTTTAGACCTGCATCCACCATTTCTGGTGTTAACTTGCTTGATATACCCGCTGGTGTCGCCATGAAGACGATGTCGGCTTTCTTTGCGATTTCATAAGCATCTATACTTTCTAAAACAAATGGTGTTCTGTCTTGTGTATGCATATAGCTGTTTTTATATTCAATTCCACTTTGTGATGATGAATGAACAGATACAACTTCACATTTTGGATGACTATGAAGAATTCTCACCAACTCAGCTCCTCCATAGCCTGTCGCACCTATAATTGCTGCTCTCACTTTTCTGCCTCCATTTCACCTGTAAGTGAATCTTTTTTAAATTTAAATCTCATTATATATGTGTATAAAAATAAAATCAATTGAATATTTAATAAAAATAATATTTTTTAAAACCTTTTAATATCACAGATATGAATCAACCATCTTGTATACAAACGTATAATTATTCTCATATACCACCAATTAGACAATCTCATTATTAAGAACGATATTTTGTGACGTTAAGGTGATTCTTACATCAAGTGCTACAGTTGATCGTTTTGCGTTTTCTTATGATAAAATGGAGTTAAGACTACAGTGGAGGATAAATGAATGACACAACAAGCCATTCGCACGTTACTTAAAAGCATACCGCTATTTCGCGAATTAACTGATGAAGAAATTGAACCTGTCTTAAGTATTGTACAAACGAGAGAATATGTCTCAGGAGAATTTATTTTTATGCAAGGTGAGACTTTGGAAAATGTATATTTTATTTTAGATGGGAAAGTAAAAATTTTCAAAAATGATATTCAAGGAAAAGAACAGCTTGTTGCTGTTTTACAGAACGGGGACATGTTTCCACATGCAGGTTTCTTCCAGAAAGGAATGCCTTACCCTGCTCACGCAGAATCTACAGAAGCAACAACACTCGTTGTATTAAAAGTTGCTCAGTTTGAAAACATACTCATGCACTCTCCTCAACTGTCAATTAAAGTATTTCGCATGATGGGAAGTAAAATTGTAGAATTACAAAAAAGATTAGAAGAACAAATTCTTAACAATTCCTATGAGCAAATATTACAACTGCTTATTCGACTTGCTGAATCACATGGTACAGAAATTAATGAAAATTCATATGAATTAACTACTCAGTTCACAAACCAAGAGCTTGCCAATATGATCGGAGCATCACGCGAAACTGTGAGTCGAACACTAACAAAATTAAAAAAACGCAACTTAATTGATGTAAGTAAAAGGGGAACATTGAGGTTAAAACTCTCTCTGTTAAAAGAAGAATGTTTATAGACTCGCACTAGGTTATAACATCCATACACACATATTAAGTGAATTTATAAAATCATATTCATAACAAAAACAAGCACACTATATATGTAGTGTGCTTGTTTTCAATCAATCAGCAATACCTAATGCAATTTTTGCATAACGAGACATTTTATCTTTTGACCACGGTGGGCTCCAAACGATATTCACTTTTGTTTCTTTTACTTCAGGAAGATCTGAAAGTGCACGGTGAACGTCACTCTCAATTTGTCCTGCAAGTGGACAACCCATTGCAGTAAGCGTCATTGTCACTTCTGCTACACCTTCATCATTTATGTCTACTCCATATACTAGACCGAGGTTTACAATATCAATGCCTAATTCAGGGTCAATTACATTTTCTAACGCACCCATCATATTCTCTTCTAGTGCTTTATCCATTATAAATCTCCTTTCCACTCAAGGGGATAATCTCATTATAGTAGAAAATTACTTATACTTAAACTAATAACTACTATAAACGTGTTGTTAAATATAGTTGTTATTCATTTGAACCTTATCATGCGTAAGCATAAAAGATCAAATGATAATGGTCAATTTTATTTATAAAGTAAAATTTCCATCAGTGGAAGTTTTACTTCATACTTCACTGATGGTTAGTTGAACCAATCAGGTAATTACTGGTACTTATACCTAAAGGGTATGACCAAGGCCCTCTACCACTTAAACTTCGTTAATTCTTCTAAGTTTTGAAGTAGGAGTCTTAGCGTTATAAATATCTCTTAAGCCAATCTACTGTTGCTAATACACCTTCACGCGATACTTTATGCCCTGTATGTTCATCAACGATAAATGATGTTATAGCATTCGAATAATTCGTTCGTAAGTCATTATAAAATTCATATGCATGTTCAAATGGAACAACTGTATCTAACTTCCCATGCCAGAATAGCAAAGGAATTTGTGATGCTTTATTCATTTGTTTCGACAAATCGTAAGTTTCAAGTTGCTGAATTTGAGTCTCAATGACCGTATCATCCAATTTGAAAGGAATACGATTTCGTTTAATATTACCTATTTGCCAACGTGCCAATTTTTCATATGATGGATTTCCCATTAGTGAGACGGCAGCGCGGACCCATTCATATTGAGTTAATGCACCAAGTGTTATGATTCCACCCATAGATGTTCCGACGAGCCCAATTTTAGATGGCTCAACCATATCTTTATTCACATAGACTTCCTTCACTTTGTCTAATTCATGAATGGTTTGAATCACAATCTGCCAAAATGAAAAGTTTAACTGTGCTTCTGTAAGATTTTCATTTCTTTCACCATGATATAATGCTTCAGGTAAGAGAACACGCATACCTTGTTCAGCTAATAAATATGCATAATGCAAATTATGTTCTTTCGCACTCAAAAAACCATGTACAAAGATAACAGTTGGCAACTGTTCATTCATTTTGTCCTTTTGCACAACATGTAATGTCGGTATACTAGCTGGTTGTTCTTTCACAATTGTGATCATTTCAAAGCTCCCCTTTAATTCTTACAGTTGCCCTTAATTATCTCATGTTTTACCAATTAAATAAAATCGCAAGCACAAAATTTTGTACTTTTTCTGACAACATCTTTATTTGAATTTCGATTAAATCGTAATTCATGTATTAAAACATATTTTACACAGAAATCATACTCTTCCTTTATAATGAAACATAACACTCTTTCTGAACTGTTAAACTAATCATATGAAAGGATTGAGCTAATGAAAAAACAACATTTAATTGCATTAGATTTAGATGGGACATTATTAACAAATGAAAAAACAATCTCTGATCGTACAAAACAAGCGATTGGAAACATGATTTCTCAAGGACATATCGTTATGATTGCAACAGGGCGACCGTACCGTTCAAGTAAAATGTATTATAATGAATTGCTATTAAATACCCCAATTGTTAACTTTAACGGGGCACATATCCACCATCCAAAAGACACTGGCTGGGGGAACTTTCACACACCTTTAGAACATAAAACAGCAAAACGTATCATCCAAGCATGTGATGAGTTTGGGATAAAAAATATGATTGCAGAAGTTCAAGACCGCGTCTTTCTCCACTATCATGATAAAAAAATCATTGATCTATTCACAATGGGTAGTTCTCAGGTGAAATCAGGAAGATTAGATTTATTGTTAGAAGAATCACCAACTTCTTTATTAATATATCCAGAAGCAGAAAAAGTTGACCAAATACGTACACATTTAAATGATACACATGCCGAATTAATTGAACATCGCAAATGGGCAGCTCCTTGGCACGTAATCGAAATTGTAAAATCTGGATTAAATAAAGCAGTAGGTATTCAAAAAATAGCTCAACATTATAACATCCCAAAAGAGCGCATCGTTGCATTTGGAGATGAAGATAACGATTTGGAAATGTTGGATTATGCAGGTATAGGAGTCGCAATGGACAATGCAATAGATGAACTAAAATCATTAAGTAATGAAATCACTTTTTCCAATAATGAACATGGTGTCGCGGCCTTTTTAGAAAAAACTTTTTCACTTCCAGCACATAAATAACTACCACTAATTCCCTCTTATTCAGTATAATCATCTGCACAAACTATAGAAGAGCTTCTTTAGCTCGCATACGAATAAGGGGGGAATTCGCATGGGTAAACGTAATAAGTCAAAACGTTTTGCACAGCAAAGTTCTGATTCAGTGAAAAAACACGACGAAAGAATCCCATACTACTCAACGCTTGAAGAAGCTAACGAAAGAAAACAAAACCTCGCAGAAGATTCCTCTGAAGGAGGATTCTAACTTTGGGAAACAAACTCTTTCAATTAGCTAGAGATGCCGTTCAACGTGCTGAAGCAAGTATTAAACAAGGGGATAGTCAAGCCCAAGCTCAGGTTGAAACTGCTAAAAACAACCTTTCCTCTGCTTATGCTAATTCAACAAATGCAGAACGCGATCAATTAAGACAATTTCAACAACAGCTAGATAACGCTACATCAAATAATGAAAAATAATAAGATATTACTTCAAATTATTTAGGATTAAAAAACTCTAGATAATTTAAAGTTTTATTAAATAATACTCAAAACATAATAAGGATGCACTTATCTACCATAAGTGCATCCTCTTTTAATTATTGTTTGATCTCGTGATATTTTTCCATATCTTTTGCTATCTTCTCATCGACTTCATTCGCATCATCAATATGTTTAACTATCGCTTCATTAATTTCTTCAAATAAATCTTTCGTTGTAGCAATTTCACTCATAACATCTTTCGTGTATACTTTTTGATTTTGAATCGTACTAAGCACGCCATTTACATCATCTTTTACAGTTCCAATTACCTCTAATATATGTTCGATCTTTTCCGTTGTTGTTGTACTTAATTCTATTCCATCATTTACAGATTTAATACTATTCTGAGAATCTTCTAATGCTTCTTCAATTTCTTGTTGAATACGTTTTGTTAAATCATCAATATTTTTTGTGCTTTGCGCTGTATTTTCTGCAAGCTTACGGACTTCATTTGCAACGACAGCGAAACCTTTTCCATGTTCTCCTGCTCGAGCGGCTTCAATTGAAGCATTTAACGCAAGAAGGTTTGTTTGTTCAGCAATTTCATTAATTACCTTTACAATATCTTCAATTTCTTTCGAACGCACACCGAGCTGTGTCATACTCTTTGACGTTTCTTTCGATTGATCACCAAGTTGCTTAATGAGTGTCTCAACCTTACTAACTGCTTCTAACCCTTCTTGTGATTCTTTTACCATTCCGTTTGTTGATTCTATCAGCGTCTCACCTTTATCTTGCATAACCTCAGATATTTCATTTGATTGTCTACTGATTTCATTAACAGCATCAAATCGATCTCTAAGCTTCATCACAAGTGTATCTAATACGTCATGCTGTGCGTTTATCGCTTCGTGTTTTTGAAATGTTGCTTCTAAATCTCCAAAAAAATCCTCAAAAAACTCCTGAAGTTTGTAATTCGGCTCTTCCTTACTTTCCTTTAGCTCTTCTATCTCCAACCTTAATTGTTCTATTTCCTCTTTTAATCGCTTATTTTCTGCTTTTAACCCAAACATACAATTCCCCCATCTATACATTCAGTATTTCCACATTTCCACTTAAAGAGGTTATACCTCATTTGACATGGTAATTAAGTAAATTTATTCTATATCTACTATATCATTTTCAGTAGATTAATCGCTATTTTTTTGTCATGAATTTTAGTCAAAAAAAACCGAGGATTTCTCCTCGGCAACAAATGTATTATTCAACATCCTTCTTAATCTGATCGATTTTCACTGACTTCACATTCATAATTGAACCATCTTTGTCAGAAACCTCATACAAAACTAGTGCAAGCGTACCATCCACTGGAAGTTGTTCTTCAGGAATAGATAAGGTAATTTCAAACTCAGACCAATTAGGGCCACCTTGGTCAACCTTCACTAGTGTCTCATCGACTAAATAATCATGACCTTCTTCAACTGAATAGAAGAACTCACCTTCAAACACACGTGCTTCACCCGTGATCTTATAATTCCCGTTTGACCCTTCGACTTGAATATTTCGGAACGCTGTACCCGGTTCATCGTATGAGAACGTTTTTTCCATCGTGAATGCACCCGTCGGTACTCTTTCACCATTCAACTGATTCACTTTAATCGTTACCGTTGCTTCATATGTACCACTCTCAAGTGACTCTGGTGTCCATTGTTCATTCCAACTCTTAACTTCATCTGGTGCGATCGAAACCTCTTTAAGTGCTTGCGTAAAGTCCTTGTCTTCTGAATAACGATAAACTTCTTCATTTTCCTCATTTGTCACAACGATTTCATATTGTTGACTTGTTGAAAATGTAGCGATCGCTTCTTCTTCACTATTATTAGCTAACGCTAAATCAAATAAAATCGCGTCACCACTTTGATGAATATCAACTGATGTCCCAAACGATTCTAACGTTTGTTCAGCATTTACAACTTTTTCATTATGATTAGGTTCGTCTATTGGTGGGTTTTCACTTTGTTGACCTATTTGTCCGCAACCCGAAAGTAATGCTCCAACAAATAGTAGAGTAAATAATTTTTTCATCATGAGACTTCACTCCTTTATATACCTATTGTAGTCCTATATTAACAAAAGGAAAAGTTACAATTGGGTTAATCTCGTCGGAAAAATCCAAAGATTCCCGTAGTCTGTACGATATTAGTGAACGCTGCAGGATCTACTTCACGGATAATTTGCTCTAAGTCAAATAACTCGTAACGAGTAACAACGATAATAAGCATTTCTTTGTCTTCTTTCGTAAATGCCCCTCTCGCTGGCACTGTCGTAATACCTCTTACTAGTTTAGAATGAATCGCATCCTCTAGTTCTTGAGATTTTTTCGTAATAATCATTGCAGTTAGTTTTTCATGGCGAGTATGAATTGCATCAATTACACGTGTCGATACGTATAGTGTAACGAGTGTATATAACGCCTTCTCCCAGCCAAATAGTTGACCTGCAACTAAAATGATAACAGAATTCATGAATAGAAAGTACATGCCAATCGGCTTATCTCTCATACGGGATAAAATCATTGCGATAATGTCCATACCTCCAGTTGATGCACCCCACTTAAGAGTAAAACCAACCCCAACAGCTATAATAACACCACCAAACACTGCATTTAACATAATATCAGGAGAGAGGGAAGTCACTGGAATGATTTGCATAAAAATAGTCGTAAATACAACACTTACAATACTGTAAATTGTGAAACTTTTCCCTACCTTCATCCACCCTAATATACCTACTGGAATGTTTAAGAGTAATAAAATAATACCTGTTACATCCTCAATTTCTATAAATTGCTGTAACAAACTTGATATTAATTGGGCAATCCCTGTGAATCCACTGGCATACACATTTGCAGGAATTAAAAACAAGTTCATTGCTATTGCATTCAACGCAGCACCTAATATTACAACTGCGATTTTCTTGGACTCCATTAATAACACTTTCATATCCTCCTTTTAAAACAAAAAGCCGCATACAATCAATAATCATAAAACTACCATTTTTTCACGTATATCACTTGGCAGTTAACGTGACAGTGATTATTGTTGTTTTTATGTAAACTCCATTGAAGAAACTATGTATAGTAAGTCAGCTGTTAGAATCGCTTGAAAGACAATTACTAATTAAACAAATTTAGAAATGCTTTGCTAATTATAAAGTTTCTTATTGTAAAATAAAAGCAACAAATTGCACATTCTTATCGTTATCTATGATATGTTATGAATATCTATTAGAAATATTGAAAAAAGATAGTATCAACCGTAAAATAAGGTGTAACTTTCTTTATTGTAAGTATTCTCTCAAAAATGGTTAGTTGAATCTATAGAGTAGTTACTGACACTTAATCGTTGCTCTATACTTTCTCCAACCCTTACCTTGAAATGTTAGTTAGTGTCAGTTAAACCGTGATAAACTTAAACAGATAAAGAGAAGGTGACTAAATGAGTATTCGAATTATTACTGATAGTGGCTGTGACTTATCAAACGAAATTTTAGAACAATTAAATATTACTTGCGTGCCTTTCGGTGTACATATAGATGGTGTGGATTATTTAGACCGTGAAACGATCGAAATACAAACTGTGTATGAAGAATTAGAGAAAGGGAAAATCGCAAAAACATCCCAAGTCTCTCCTGCTATCTTAGAAGAAACATTTACGAACGTAGCTAAGGAAAATGAAACTGCAATTTTCATTGCTTTCTCATCACACTTATCAGGTACATATCAAACTGCAGTAATGATGAAGGAAAGTGTAGCTAGTCAATATCCAAACCTTAACTTGACAGTTATCGATTCAAAAAGCGGCTCACTTGGACAAGGTCTTATCGTACAACGTGCAGCTGAAATGGTGAAAAAACATAAAAATTTAAATGAAATTATTCAAGTTATAAAACAATTATCGAACCACATAGAACACATTTTCACCGTCGATTCACTTGAGCACTTATACAGAGGAGGACGTATTAGTCGCACATCTGCTTTTGTCGGTGGTTTATTAAACATTAAACCAATTCTT from Bacillus solimangrovi includes the following:
- the argC gene encoding N-acetyl-gamma-glutamyl-phosphate reductase: MRAAIIGATGYGGAELVRILHSHPKCEVVSVHSSSQSGIEYKNSYMHTQDRTPFVLESIDAYEIAKKADIVFMATPAGISSKLTPEMVDAGLKVIDLSGDLRIKNLQDYEKWYKKAAAPKSVVEEAVYGLSEWSKESVRTAKVVANPGCYPTATLLGIVPLVNKDLIKLSTLIIDAKSAVSGAGRSPSEVTHFPEMNDNFRIYKVNQHQHIPEIEQMLTSWSEEKTPISFNTHLVPMTRGIMATMYAQLKNAENSESIHDLYNEIYEDSPFVRIRPLGTFPSTKEVYGSNFCDIGLSYDERTNRVIVVSVIDNLMKGAAGQAVQNLNIMMGIEETTGLDFIPVYP
- a CDS encoding Crp/Fnr family transcriptional regulator; translated protein: MTQQAIRTLLKSIPLFRELTDEEIEPVLSIVQTREYVSGEFIFMQGETLENVYFILDGKVKIFKNDIQGKEQLVAVLQNGDMFPHAGFFQKGMPYPAHAESTEATTLVVLKVAQFENILMHSPQLSIKVFRMMGSKIVELQKRLEEQILNNSYEQILQLLIRLAESHGTEINENSYELTTQFTNQELANMIGASRETVSRTLTKLKKRNLIDVSKRGTLRLKLSLLKEECL
- a CDS encoding metal-sulfur cluster assembly factor, which produces MDKALEENMMGALENVIDPELGIDIVNLGLVYGVDINDEGVAEVTMTLTAMGCPLAGQIESDVHRALSDLPEVKETKVNIVWSPPWSKDKMSRYAKIALGIAD
- a CDS encoding alpha/beta fold hydrolase, with product MITIVKEQPASIPTLHVVQKDKMNEQLPTVIFVHGFLSAKEHNLHYAYLLAEQGMRVLLPEALYHGERNENLTEAQLNFSFWQIVIQTIHELDKVKEVYVNKDMVEPSKIGLVGTSMGGIITLGALTQYEWVRAAVSLMGNPSYEKLARWQIGNIKRNRIPFKLDDTVIETQIQQLETYDLSKQMNKASQIPLLFWHGKLDTVVPFEHAYEFYNDLRTNYSNAITSFIVDEHTGHKVSREGVLATVDWLKRYL
- a CDS encoding Cof-type HAD-IIB family hydrolase, with the translated sequence MKKQHLIALDLDGTLLTNEKTISDRTKQAIGNMISQGHIVMIATGRPYRSSKMYYNELLLNTPIVNFNGAHIHHPKDTGWGNFHTPLEHKTAKRIIQACDEFGIKNMIAEVQDRVFLHYHDKKIIDLFTMGSSQVKSGRLDLLLEESPTSLLIYPEAEKVDQIRTHLNDTHAELIEHRKWAAPWHVIEIVKSGLNKAVGIQKIAQHYNIPKERIVAFGDEDNDLEMLDYAGIGVAMDNAIDELKSLSNEITFSNNEHGVAAFLEKTFSLPAHK
- a CDS encoding DUF3813 domain-containing protein; this translates as MGNKLFQLARDAVQRAEASIKQGDSQAQAQVETAKNNLSSAYANSTNAERDQLRQFQQQLDNATSNNEK
- a CDS encoding BsuPI-related putative proteinase inhibitor; the encoded protein is MMKKLFTLLFVGALLSGCGQIGQQSENPPIDEPNHNEKVVNAEQTLESFGTSVDIHQSGDAILFDLALANNSEEEAIATFSTSQQYEIVVTNEENEEVYRYSEDKDFTQALKEVSIAPDEVKSWNEQWTPESLESGTYEATVTIKVNQLNGERVPTGAFTMEKTFSYDEPGTAFRNIQVEGSNGNYKITGEARVFEGEFFYSVEEGHDYLVDETLVKVDQGGPNWSEFEITLSIPEEQLPVDGTLALVLYEVSDKDGSIMNVKSVKIDQIKKDVE
- a CDS encoding YitT family protein; translated protein: MLLMESKKIAVVILGAALNAIAMNLFLIPANVYASGFTGIAQLISSLLQQFIEIEDVTGIILLLLNIPVGILGWMKVGKSFTIYSIVSVVFTTIFMQIIPVTSLSPDIMLNAVFGGVIIAVGVGFTLKWGASTGGMDIIAMILSRMRDKPIGMYFLFMNSVIILVAGQLFGWEKALYTLVTLYVSTRVIDAIHTRHEKLTAMIITKKSQELEDAIHSKLVRGITTVPARGAFTKEDKEMLIIVVTRYELFDLEQIIREVDPAAFTNIVQTTGIFGFFRRD
- a CDS encoding DegV family protein; protein product: MSIRIITDSGCDLSNEILEQLNITCVPFGVHIDGVDYLDRETIEIQTVYEELEKGKIAKTSQVSPAILEETFTNVAKENETAIFIAFSSHLSGTYQTAVMMKESVASQYPNLNLTVIDSKSGSLGQGLIVQRAAEMVKKHKNLNEIIQVIKQLSNHIEHIFTVDSLEHLYRGGRISRTSAFVGGLLNIKPILHLDDGKLFPFEKIRGRKKLIKRLLEIVEERGSKIAQQTIGITHGNDEESALKLKELVKEKFGAKDFLIQPLGSAIGAHTGTGALALFFLNKVEE